The DNA sequence CAGGCGGACAACCCCGGCCAGTGGGCGGTGCACTGCCACAACATCTACCACGCCGAGCTCGGCATGACCACGGTCCTGTCCTACGTCCCCTGACGAAGGACCACACCGCGTTCGGTGTGTCCCGTCCGGTGGGCTCGGACGGTGTGGCCATGATCGTGACGGCCGTCACGACCGTCTGGATCCATCCATGAAGAACCGGTGAAGTTCCGGCTCCCGGGTGGCGCGAGGGTGCCGTCACCTTGTTCACTCGAAGGGACCGGCCACACCGGCCCGGGCCGGACGCGCTCGCGATCACCTCGTGTGAGGACGCGCCGGTCCCCCCCAGCAGAGAAGGAATCCCGTGAAACTTCGGACCCGCCCCGCCGCAGCCGCCGGCGCCCTCGCCCTGACCCTCGTCCTCACCGCTTGCGGCGGATCGGCGGACGAGGCCGACAGTGGTGGCGGGGCCACCACGCAGGACACGACGGCACAGACCACCACCGAGCCGGAGGAGCAGAGCGAGGAGGCGCACAACGACGCCGACACCGCCTTCGCCCAGATGATGATCGTCCATCACGAGGGCGCCATCGAGATGGCCGACCTGGCGGTCGAGAGAGCGGACTCCGAGGAGGTCCGCAGCCTCGCCGAGGGGATCTCCGCCGCCCAGGGCCCCGAGATCGAGGAGATGACCTCCTGGCTCGAGGGCTGGGGTGAGGATGTCACCCCGATGGGCGACATGGAGGGGATGGAGGAGATGGACAGCGGCATGGACATGGACGGTATGGACCAGGAGGGCGCCATGGCCGAGCTCGATCAGCTCTCCGGTGCCGACTTCGACCGCCGCTTCCTCGAGCTCATGATCGCCCACCACGAGGGTGCCATCGAGATGGCGGAGCTCCAGAGGGCCGAGGGTGAGAACCCGGCGGCCCTGGAGCTGGCGGACAGGATCGTCCAGGACCAGCAGGCGGAGATCACAGAGATGGAGCAGATGCTGCAGGACCTCTGACCGACTCCCACCACCGTGCCGGCGGCGGCCCGCCCCCAGGGCCTCCGCCGGCGCAACCCCGTCCCGACGAAAGGGTGTCCTTGCGTTCCCTCCCACTGGGCGTGGCGTTGTTCGCCCTGCCCCTCGTCCTCGGGGGTTGCTCCTCGACGTCCCCCGGAGACACGGCAGCGGAGGCCGGGGCTGCCGCGGCCCTCGGTCACGTTCACGACCTGGCGCTCAACCCGGGGGACGGCCTGGTCTACGCCGCCACCCACCTGGGCCTGTACTCCCTGGGCCGCGGCGAGCCGGCACCGGTCGGCGAGAGCAGGCAGGACACCATGGGCTTCACGGTTCAGGGGCCGGACACCTTCCTGGCCAGCGGCCACCCCGGACCGGGCCAGGAGGGACCGGGAAACCTCGGGCTCCTCAGGAGCACAGACGCCGGTGGTAGCTGGGCCGAGGTGTCACT is a window from the Georgenia muralis genome containing:
- a CDS encoding DUF305 domain-containing protein → MKLRTRPAAAAGALALTLVLTACGGSADEADSGGGATTQDTTAQTTTEPEEQSEEAHNDADTAFAQMMIVHHEGAIEMADLAVERADSEEVRSLAEGISAAQGPEIEEMTSWLEGWGEDVTPMGDMEGMEEMDSGMDMDGMDQEGAMAELDQLSGADFDRRFLELMIAHHEGAIEMAELQRAEGENPAALELADRIVQDQQAEITEMEQMLQDL